The proteins below come from a single Burkholderia sp. FERM BP-3421 genomic window:
- a CDS encoding GPW/gp25 family protein: MKGLNATTGRALSGLPHLYQSIGKILTTPLGTRIARRDFGSELPDLIDAPNNGAARVRLYAAVAAALMRWEPRLKLTRVQLDASTDELVAGAQTLEIEGVTTETGEPVSTRVQLDARPTV; encoded by the coding sequence ATGAAAGGCCTCAACGCCACCACGGGACGCGCGTTGAGCGGCCTGCCCCATCTCTACCAGTCGATCGGCAAGATCCTGACCACGCCGCTCGGCACGCGCATCGCGCGCCGCGATTTCGGCTCCGAGCTGCCCGATCTCATCGACGCGCCCAACAACGGCGCGGCCCGCGTGCGCCTGTACGCCGCGGTCGCCGCTGCGCTGATGCGCTGGGAACCGCGCCTGAAACTCACGCGCGTGCAGCTCGACGCGTCGACGGACGAACTGGTCGCCGGCGCGCAGACGCTGGAGATCGAAGGCGTGACAACCGAGACCGGCGAACCGGTCTCGACGCGCGTGCAACTCGATGCGAGACCCACCGTATGA
- a CDS encoding baseplate J/gp47 family protein, with translation MSLSALIDLASLPRPDALEMLDFEALLAARKAALIALWPAEERADIAATLALESEPLARLLQENCYRELVWRQRVNDALRAVMLAYATGADLEQRAALFGVERLVVAPGDPAGQIPAQYESDADLRRRIQLAPQGFSTAGPAAAYVSRALAVDGRLLDARSSRPRPGDVLVTLLARDGDGTAPPALLDAVARALSAEDQRPLNDTVQVASADIVRYRVRATVFTQSPVGAELLVRRARDNVRAHVDAMHRIGAKVATSALIGVIQAAGITRTDLSEPAVDLVTSTTAAPYCEGIEILDGGVDD, from the coding sequence ATGAGCCTGTCCGCCCTGATCGACCTCGCCAGCCTGCCGCGTCCCGACGCGCTCGAGATGCTGGATTTCGAAGCGCTCCTGGCCGCGCGCAAGGCCGCGTTGATCGCGCTGTGGCCCGCGGAGGAACGCGCGGACATCGCCGCCACGCTCGCGCTTGAATCCGAGCCGCTCGCGCGCCTGCTGCAGGAGAACTGCTATCGCGAGCTGGTCTGGCGGCAACGCGTCAACGACGCGCTGCGCGCCGTGATGCTCGCCTATGCGACCGGCGCGGACCTCGAACAGCGCGCCGCGCTGTTCGGCGTCGAGCGGCTCGTCGTCGCGCCCGGCGACCCCGCCGGCCAGATCCCCGCTCAATACGAAAGCGACGCCGACCTGCGCCGCCGCATTCAACTCGCGCCGCAGGGCTTCAGCACCGCGGGCCCGGCGGCCGCCTACGTGTCGCGCGCGCTCGCCGTCGACGGCCGCCTGCTGGACGCGCGCAGTTCGCGTCCGCGTCCCGGCGACGTGCTGGTCACGCTGCTCGCGCGCGACGGCGACGGCACGGCGCCGCCGGCCCTGCTCGACGCCGTCGCGCGCGCACTGAGCGCGGAGGATCAGCGGCCGCTGAACGACACCGTGCAGGTCGCGTCGGCCGACATCGTCCGCTATCGGGTGCGCGCGACCGTCTTCACGCAATCACCGGTCGGCGCGGAGCTGCTGGTCCGGCGCGCGCGCGACAACGTCCGCGCACATGTCGACGCGATGCACCGGATCGGCGCCAAGGTGGCGACCTCCGCGCTGATCGGCGTGATCCAGGCGGCGGGCATCACGCGCACCGACCTGAGCGAGCCGGCCGTCGATCTCGTGACCAGCACCACGGCCGCGCCGTATTGCGAAGGCATCGAGATTCTCGACGGCGGCGTCGATGACTGA
- a CDS encoding phage tail protein I has protein sequence MTDLLPPNATPLERRVAHALGRVDTLPVPLRAYWDPARCPVPLLPYLATEVSVDGWELAESEDARRALIRGAIELHRKRGTPWAVREVIRRLGFGEVALIEGRLIRRRDGAMRRNGDYVHGRADAWAEYLIRLTRAITRDQADNLRAMLERYAPQRSHLALLDYRASPIRHNGAARRDRQYNRGTIHS, from the coding sequence ATGACTGACCTGCTGCCGCCGAACGCGACGCCGCTCGAACGCCGCGTCGCCCACGCGCTGGGCCGCGTCGACACGCTGCCGGTCCCGCTGCGCGCGTACTGGGATCCCGCGCGCTGCCCCGTGCCGCTGCTGCCCTACCTGGCCACCGAGGTCTCGGTGGACGGCTGGGAGCTGGCGGAATCGGAGGATGCGCGGCGCGCGCTGATTCGCGGCGCGATCGAGCTGCATCGCAAGCGCGGCACGCCGTGGGCGGTGCGCGAGGTGATCCGGCGGCTCGGCTTCGGCGAGGTCGCGCTGATCGAGGGCCGGCTGATCCGTCGCCGCGACGGCGCGATGCGCCGCAACGGCGACTACGTGCATGGCCGCGCCGACGCCTGGGCCGAATACCTGATCCGGCTCACGCGCGCGATCACGCGCGACCAGGCCGACAACCTGCGCGCGATGCTCGAACGCTACGCGCCGCAGCGTTCGCATCTCGCGCTGCTCGACTATCGCGCGAGCCCGATCCGTCACAACGGGGCGGCCCGCCGCGATCGCCAATACAACCGAGGAACGATCCATTCATGA
- a CDS encoding putative holin: MAEPSTTTFSVAAAIGVAGLMPGIDGNALLGAFTGAALVVVTSKDVSILQRFAYLLISITVGYQSAPEVIQATPIHSTGVAAFFASALAITFTLQLIERIKSFDLLSLFRK; the protein is encoded by the coding sequence ATGGCCGAACCGAGCACCACCACCTTTTCCGTAGCAGCCGCCATCGGCGTCGCGGGCCTGATGCCCGGCATCGACGGCAACGCGCTGCTCGGCGCATTCACCGGTGCGGCGCTCGTCGTCGTCACGTCGAAGGACGTGTCGATCCTGCAACGCTTCGCGTACCTGCTGATTTCGATCACGGTCGGCTATCAGTCCGCCCCCGAGGTCATCCAGGCGACTCCGATCCATTCGACCGGCGTCGCCGCCTTCTTCGCCTCGGCACTCGCGATCACCTTCACCCTGCAGCTGATCGAGCGCATCAAGTCGTTCGATCTGCTCTCGTTGTTCAGGAAGTGA
- a CDS encoding tail protein X — MIIRSQQGDTVDAMCWRHYGRTRGMVEAVLEHNTGLADHGPMLPIGVAVDMPELAAAQKPVPLLQLFD; from the coding sequence ATGATCATCCGTTCGCAACAAGGGGACACCGTCGACGCCATGTGCTGGCGTCACTACGGCCGCACGCGCGGCATGGTCGAGGCCGTGCTCGAACACAACACGGGCCTCGCCGACCACGGCCCCATGCTGCCCATCGGCGTCGCGGTCGACATGCCCGAGCTTGCCGCCGCGCAAAAGCCGGTCCCGCTCCTGCAACTCTTCGATTAA
- a CDS encoding N-acetylmuramidase family protein codes for MTVRLNDAGPDVALLQRQLTRAGYPLVATGRFDAVTQSAVIALQRDRALAVDGIAGPATWIALERAVQPAPLEAAELAAVAARLDAPLAAVRAVAEVESRGNGFLPDGRPVILFERHQFWKRLAARGIAPAPLAASCPDILATTPGGYAGGAAEYARLARAEAIDLAAADEAASWGAFQIMGFHWSRLGYASIDDFVLRMRAGAAEQLDAFARFVGADPTLLDALRRQAWAAFARGYNGPDYARNQYDAKLARVYAQYARPA; via the coding sequence ATGACCGTGCGCCTGAACGACGCCGGGCCGGACGTCGCCCTGCTGCAACGCCAGCTGACCCGCGCCGGCTATCCGCTCGTCGCGACCGGCCGCTTCGACGCCGTCACGCAAAGCGCCGTGATCGCGCTGCAACGCGATCGCGCGCTCGCCGTCGACGGCATCGCCGGCCCCGCGACCTGGATCGCGCTCGAACGCGCGGTCCAGCCGGCGCCGCTCGAAGCGGCGGAGCTCGCCGCCGTCGCCGCGCGCCTGGACGCGCCGCTCGCCGCCGTCCGAGCCGTCGCCGAGGTCGAATCGCGCGGCAACGGCTTCCTGCCCGACGGCCGCCCCGTCATCCTGTTCGAACGGCATCAGTTCTGGAAACGGCTCGCCGCGCGCGGCATCGCACCCGCCCCGCTCGCCGCGTCCTGTCCGGACATTCTCGCGACCACGCCGGGAGGCTATGCAGGCGGCGCCGCCGAATACGCGCGCCTCGCGCGCGCCGAGGCGATCGATCTCGCCGCGGCCGACGAAGCCGCCAGCTGGGGCGCGTTCCAGATCATGGGCTTTCACTGGTCGCGGCTCGGCTACGCGAGCATCGACGATTTCGTGCTGCGCATGCGCGCCGGCGCGGCCGAGCAGCTCGACGCGTTCGCGCGCTTCGTGGGCGCGGACCCGACCCTGCTCGACGCGCTGCGCCGCCAGGCCTGGGCCGCGTTCGCGCGCGGCTACAACGGCCCGGACTACGCGCGCAATCAGTACGACGCGAAGCTCGCGCGCGTCTACGCGCAGTACGCGCGCCCCGCATGA
- the lysC gene encoding Rz1-like lysis system protein LysC (LysC is an Rz1-like component of a phage lytic system, substantially overlapping although not fully embedded in the gene for the Rz-like LysB component.) produces MTMRSCASGRLLPCLMMLCACTSTPPSPAPAPILNSCAPASRCTLPATSLRDNGDLRAALARAESAWAECAAVVDTIVVCQSDQESVHD; encoded by the coding sequence ATGACCATGCGAAGCTGCGCGAGTGGGCGTCTGCTGCCCTGCCTGATGATGTTGTGCGCCTGCACGAGCACCCCGCCTTCACCGGCGCCGGCTCCTATCTTGAATTCATGCGCGCCGGCGAGCCGCTGCACGCTGCCGGCGACCTCACTACGCGACAACGGTGATCTGCGCGCCGCGCTCGCCCGCGCCGAAAGCGCGTGGGCCGAATGCGCGGCGGTCGTCGACACGATCGTCGTCTGCCAGTCCGACCAGGAGTCCGTCCATGATTAA
- a CDS encoding glycoside hydrolase family 10 protein: protein MPPSSDSTSLSLYRRVAAALLLSASSACAPPPDTRSAPHAPSASNAPDTPAQSCTPDAATPKRQFRAAWIASVVNLDWPSRPGLAATRQQDELRRWFDEAARMHHNAVIVQVRPAADAFWPSPFEPWSTYLTGRQGTDPGYDPLAFAVAEAHRRNLEFHAWFNPFRLAMSSRVDTLAATHPARAHPDWIVRYGGKLYYNPGIPAARAFVIDAIMDAVGRYDIDGVHLDDYFYPYPVRGKTFDDAAAYARYGADFPTLAAWRRHNIDRFIEALAQRIKAAKPWVKFGVSPFAVWRNASTDPLGSPTRAGVETYDDLYADTRRWVREGWLDYVAPQVYWARGFPAADYDQVVAWWAEQVRGRDVHLYIGQAAFKVGKPSRQSPGWADADELSKHLAANRAWPEVQGDIYFSAKDVRADSLGAMSRLTRTWYSRPALVPVMASPGVSPPAPVDTVQVERAAGGARLQWQPRPAAGATAYAIYRSEQTPLTACDRSDARHLLATVRGAEYVDATARADRGYHYEVTALDRFSNESAPAEARLAAASGKASPR from the coding sequence ATGCCGCCCTCGAGCGACTCGACATCCCTCTCGCTGTACCGTCGCGTCGCAGCAGCGCTCCTGCTTTCCGCGAGCAGCGCCTGCGCGCCTCCGCCGGACACGCGAAGCGCGCCGCATGCGCCGAGCGCGTCGAACGCACCGGATACGCCGGCGCAATCCTGTACGCCGGACGCCGCAACGCCCAAGCGGCAATTCCGCGCCGCCTGGATCGCCTCGGTCGTGAACCTCGACTGGCCCTCCCGCCCCGGGCTCGCGGCCACCCGGCAGCAGGACGAGCTGCGCCGATGGTTCGACGAGGCGGCCCGCATGCATCACAACGCGGTCATCGTGCAGGTGCGGCCGGCCGCGGACGCGTTCTGGCCGTCGCCGTTCGAACCCTGGTCGACATATCTGACCGGCAGGCAGGGCACCGATCCCGGCTACGACCCGCTCGCGTTCGCCGTCGCCGAGGCGCACCGGCGCAATCTCGAATTCCACGCCTGGTTCAATCCGTTCCGGCTCGCCATGAGCAGCCGCGTCGATACGCTCGCCGCCACGCATCCGGCGCGCGCGCATCCGGACTGGATCGTCCGCTACGGCGGCAAGCTTTACTACAACCCGGGGATTCCGGCCGCGCGCGCGTTCGTCATCGACGCGATCATGGATGCGGTCGGCCGCTATGACATCGACGGCGTTCATCTCGACGATTACTTCTACCCGTATCCCGTCAGAGGCAAGACCTTCGACGACGCGGCCGCCTACGCGCGCTACGGCGCGGATTTTCCAACGCTCGCCGCATGGCGTCGCCACAACATCGATCGCTTCATCGAGGCACTCGCGCAGCGCATCAAGGCGGCGAAGCCCTGGGTGAAGTTCGGCGTGTCACCATTCGCGGTGTGGCGCAATGCCTCGACCGATCCGCTCGGTTCGCCGACCCGGGCCGGCGTCGAGACCTACGACGATCTGTACGCCGACACCCGACGCTGGGTGCGCGAGGGCTGGCTCGACTACGTCGCGCCGCAGGTCTATTGGGCCCGGGGCTTCCCGGCCGCCGACTACGATCAGGTCGTGGCGTGGTGGGCCGAGCAGGTGCGGGGGCGCGACGTCCATCTCTATATCGGGCAGGCCGCCTTCAAGGTCGGCAAGCCTTCCCGTCAGTCGCCCGGCTGGGCCGATGCGGATGAATTGAGCAAGCATCTGGCGGCCAATCGCGCCTGGCCCGAGGTGCAGGGCGACATCTACTTCTCCGCGAAGGACGTGCGCGCGGATTCGCTCGGCGCGATGTCGCGGCTGACCCGCACATGGTATTCGCGCCCCGCGCTCGTGCCGGTCATGGCTTCGCCCGGTGTGTCGCCGCCCGCTCCGGTCGACACGGTTCAGGTCGAACGGGCCGCAGGCGGCGCACGCCTGCAATGGCAGCCCCGCCCGGCGGCCGGTGCGACCGCCTATGCGATCTATCGCAGCGAGCAGACGCCGCTCACCGCGTGCGACCGCAGCGATGCGCGCCATCTGCTCGCGACGGTGCGCGGCGCCGAGTATGTCGACGCGACCGCGCGGGCCGATCGCGGCTACCACTACGAGGTCACCGCGCTCGACCGGTTCTCGAATGAAAGCGCGCCGGCGGAGGCGCGCCTCGCAGCGGCATCCGGCAAGGCGAGCCCGCGCTGA
- a CDS encoding phage tail protein I, translating into MDDLLAPNASRHERRIAAVNGRISDLPSPIRDLMNADRIPAALLPWLAWQLGVDAWKDYWPEQIKRARVKAAIPIARRNGTAAAVREVVATFGGNIVLREWFETNPPGKPGTFSIVMTVSSRDGQPPTADYVADILAEIDRTKPVRAHYSFTQGFAINTTQRFGAVARMAAYRRIRMTEA; encoded by the coding sequence ATGGATGACCTGCTCGCGCCGAACGCATCGCGCCACGAGCGGCGCATCGCGGCCGTGAACGGCCGGATCAGCGACCTGCCCTCGCCGATCCGCGACCTGATGAACGCCGACCGCATCCCGGCCGCGCTGCTGCCGTGGCTCGCGTGGCAGCTCGGCGTCGACGCCTGGAAAGACTACTGGCCCGAGCAGATCAAGCGCGCGCGCGTGAAGGCCGCGATCCCGATCGCGCGCCGCAACGGCACGGCCGCGGCCGTGCGCGAGGTGGTCGCGACCTTCGGCGGCAACATCGTGCTGCGCGAATGGTTCGAGACCAACCCGCCCGGCAAGCCCGGCACGTTCTCGATCGTGATGACCGTCAGCAGCCGCGACGGTCAGCCGCCCACCGCGGACTACGTCGCCGACATCCTGGCCGAAATCGACCGGACCAAGCCCGTGCGCGCGCACTACTCGTTCACGCAGGGGTTCGCGATCAACACCACGCAACGTTTCGGCGCGGTGGCACGCATGGCCGCCTATCGCCGCATCCGCATGACAGAGGCTTAA
- a CDS encoding baseplate assembly protein: MSATPIDLSRLPAPDVVEQLDYDTLLAARKARLIALYPAGQQAEVRATLELESEPMLVLLQESAYREIVLRQRINDAARAVMLAYATGRDLDQLAAFFAIERLVLSPAIPEQGIPAVMESDVDLRKRTQLAPQGYSVAGPEGAYISHALNTDGRVLDASATSPAPCEVLVTILSRDGDGTADARLIDAVAAALKADNVRPLTDCVTVQSAQIVPYKVSATLYTFPGPDSGVVLAEARARLARYVSDAHRLGREITLSGIYAALHVEGVERVQLDEPAANVAINRTQAAYCVDAAIRHGGIYG; encoded by the coding sequence ATGAGCGCGACCCCGATCGACCTGTCCCGCCTGCCCGCCCCCGACGTGGTCGAGCAGCTCGACTACGACACGCTGCTCGCGGCGCGCAAGGCGCGCCTGATCGCGCTCTATCCGGCGGGCCAGCAGGCCGAGGTGCGCGCGACGCTCGAGCTCGAATCCGAACCGATGCTGGTACTGCTCCAGGAAAGCGCGTATCGCGAGATCGTGCTGCGCCAGCGCATCAACGACGCGGCGCGCGCGGTGATGCTCGCCTACGCGACCGGCCGCGATCTCGACCAGCTCGCGGCCTTCTTCGCCATCGAGCGCCTGGTGCTGTCGCCGGCGATTCCCGAACAGGGCATCCCGGCCGTGATGGAAAGCGACGTCGACCTGCGCAAGCGCACCCAGCTCGCGCCGCAGGGGTACTCGGTCGCGGGCCCGGAAGGCGCGTACATCTCGCATGCGCTGAACACCGACGGCCGCGTGCTCGACGCCTCGGCGACGAGCCCCGCGCCGTGCGAAGTGCTCGTCACGATCCTGTCGCGCGACGGCGACGGCACGGCCGATGCGCGCCTGATCGACGCGGTCGCCGCCGCGCTGAAGGCCGACAATGTCCGGCCGCTGACCGACTGCGTCACCGTGCAGAGCGCACAGATCGTGCCGTACAAGGTCAGCGCGACGCTCTACACCTTCCCGGGGCCGGACTCCGGCGTCGTGCTCGCGGAGGCCCGCGCGCGTCTCGCGCGCTACGTCTCCGACGCCCATCGCCTCGGCCGCGAGATCACGCTGTCGGGCATCTACGCCGCGCTGCACGTGGAAGGCGTCGAGCGCGTCCAGCTCGACGAGCCGGCCGCGAACGTGGCGATCAACCGGACGCAGGCGGCGTACTGCGTCGACGCCGCGATCCGGCACGGCGGCATCTATGGATGA
- a CDS encoding phage tail protein: MIKPDSLRRALVAAGASPDKLTVSIEQGALVATGAPSPSFEYRYVLNVTLRDAPGDPDPFAIALVAWLAEHEPALPLRTDERETGVTFDMTPDNGAPRLMLRVKLSEPVVVTTLPDGGRRGEHLSEPAPAWSIAGLYAPPGTILG; this comes from the coding sequence ATGATTAAACCCGACAGTCTGCGCCGTGCGCTCGTCGCCGCGGGCGCGTCGCCCGACAAGCTCACTGTGTCGATCGAGCAGGGCGCGCTCGTCGCCACCGGCGCGCCGTCGCCCTCGTTCGAATACCGCTACGTGCTCAACGTCACGCTGCGCGATGCGCCGGGCGATCCCGATCCGTTCGCGATCGCCCTCGTCGCGTGGCTCGCCGAGCACGAGCCGGCGCTGCCGCTGCGGACCGACGAACGCGAGACCGGCGTGACCTTCGACATGACGCCCGACAACGGCGCGCCCCGGCTGATGCTGCGCGTGAAGCTGTCGGAACCGGTCGTCGTGACGACCCTGCCCGACGGCGGCCGGCGCGGCGAGCATCTGTCCGAACCGGCTCCGGCCTGGTCGATCGCCGGCCTCTATGCGCCGCCCGGCACGATCCTCGGCTGA
- a CDS encoding phage holin family protein — MLENPPALAAFIAYLLVCMRLLTYRRGRARHRHGVAWVAWMLVVVSGWSAFQALVHEAGISTVEALRAALLCVFVFGVRGNVARLLRGAR; from the coding sequence ATGCTCGAGAATCCGCCTGCACTCGCCGCCTTCATCGCCTATCTGCTGGTCTGCATGCGGCTGCTGACCTATCGGCGCGGTCGCGCTCGGCATCGTCACGGCGTGGCCTGGGTCGCGTGGATGCTCGTCGTCGTGTCGGGCTGGTCGGCGTTCCAGGCGCTCGTCCACGAAGCCGGGATCTCGACCGTCGAGGCGCTGCGGGCCGCCCTGCTGTGTGTCTTCGTATTCGGCGTGCGCGGCAACGTCGCGCGCCTCCTGCGGGGCGCGCGATGA
- a CDS encoding lipase family protein produces MNITPVLLQKEIQAALKASSLTRDQYTIIWGPSVYMDPSGFPANVTAVLQGTQDPDDYRVATSGTNFLALLEVGLEDLDVLPPLVPFQQYVSGCPSPALISPATDIGLQAVLTTPSSLNPGTGKLTDVLSALPDTARLTITGHSLGGTMAATLALLFHETLGKLAANLSCYAFAGATAGNAAFARYSDSVLQGKLTRVWNSLDIVPHAWNSSDLKQIDSLYHDIGTPDYIKKIVRDVVALDLGYTHCGTSHRLEGVQNEGHNYRKFTGQAGYQHIDAYRDLLKLG; encoded by the coding sequence ATGAACATCACCCCGGTTCTGCTGCAAAAGGAAATTCAGGCCGCACTCAAGGCCTCGTCCCTTACCCGGGACCAATACACGATCATCTGGGGACCCTCCGTCTACATGGACCCCAGCGGATTCCCCGCCAACGTCACGGCCGTCCTGCAGGGGACGCAGGACCCCGACGATTACCGGGTCGCGACGAGCGGAACCAACTTCCTCGCGCTGCTCGAAGTCGGTCTCGAGGATCTCGACGTGCTGCCTCCGCTCGTCCCGTTCCAGCAATACGTCTCGGGCTGCCCGTCTCCCGCGCTGATTTCCCCGGCAACGGACATCGGCCTGCAAGCCGTTCTGACAACCCCATCCTCGCTGAATCCGGGCACGGGCAAGCTGACCGATGTGCTGAGCGCGCTTCCCGACACCGCCCGGCTGACGATCACCGGGCACAGCCTCGGCGGCACCATGGCGGCCACGCTCGCGCTGCTCTTTCACGAGACACTCGGCAAGCTGGCCGCGAATCTCAGCTGTTACGCCTTCGCCGGCGCGACCGCCGGCAATGCGGCCTTCGCGCGCTATTCGGACAGCGTGCTGCAGGGCAAGCTGACGCGCGTGTGGAATTCGCTCGATATCGTTCCGCACGCGTGGAACAGCAGCGACCTGAAGCAGATCGATTCGCTTTACCACGACATCGGCACGCCGGATTACATCAAGAAGATCGTGCGGGATGTCGTCGCGCTCGATCTGGGATATACCCATTGCGGCACCTCGCATCGGCTCGAGGGCGTGCAGAATGAAGGCCACAACTATCGAAAATTCACCGGGCAGGCCGGGTATCAGCACATCGATGCGTATCGGGATCTGCTGAAGTTGGGGTGA
- a CDS encoding gp53-like domain-containing protein has translation MTNLTETGKWESGIYQLETSDPVEGGPDGIDNVQARQLANRTRYLKDTQEAHFASADPHPQYASKSLQTTKADLDSPTFRGAVRVPDAPGGDASTLAANTGFVAAALAAGVQAQGKLNGVNRPNLLPNGSGELGNAAWSSANLPAASGNWGDGPQFVNLAPITGGDLLQDLGAPLPCNAGVNLALSAELYAYGMTRGTVRVRLQALDAAGQPIGDVAQCLLDAGANGWQYRSASGVTPPGTTQVRAIKAADARPLAPAFGCAVRAIKIEQGPAPSLYSQEADWATVAPLDSPALTGAPKAPTPPLTDSGARIATTEFVRRAAGNHAGYLSLNASQTLTDKHVGQFIQTNAAGAITLTLPADTPDLPPGSVIDLVNGGPGAVTLAPASGNTIYVIGSAPALSPVLASGDSARLVSTGRNTWLVSQGTAQLRYTGAFGAGLTAGGSYQKLPSGLILQMGFYSGSTQGTVIDGISENVIPVNFPIAFPNACFGIVATPGDVSGYMQETAWVLALPSRTTAAMGLSCRLANTPMWAFYFAWGQ, from the coding sequence ATGACGAACCTGACCGAAACCGGGAAGTGGGAGTCCGGCATCTATCAGCTGGAGACGTCCGACCCCGTCGAGGGCGGACCGGACGGCATCGACAACGTGCAGGCCCGGCAGCTCGCGAACCGCACGCGCTACCTGAAGGACACCCAGGAGGCGCACTTCGCGAGCGCGGACCCGCATCCGCAATACGCATCGAAGTCGTTGCAGACCACCAAGGCCGACCTCGATTCGCCGACCTTCCGCGGCGCGGTGCGCGTGCCGGACGCGCCCGGGGGCGACGCGTCGACGCTGGCCGCGAACACCGGCTTCGTCGCGGCGGCGCTCGCAGCCGGCGTGCAGGCGCAGGGCAAGCTCAACGGCGTGAACCGGCCGAACCTGCTGCCGAACGGCTCGGGGGAACTCGGCAACGCGGCCTGGAGCAGCGCGAACCTGCCTGCGGCGTCGGGCAACTGGGGCGACGGCCCGCAGTTCGTGAACCTCGCGCCGATCACGGGCGGCGATCTGCTGCAGGACCTCGGCGCGCCGCTGCCGTGCAACGCGGGCGTGAACCTCGCGCTGTCCGCCGAGCTGTACGCCTACGGCATGACGCGCGGCACGGTGCGCGTGCGGCTGCAGGCGCTCGACGCAGCGGGCCAGCCGATCGGCGACGTCGCGCAGTGCCTGCTCGACGCGGGCGCGAACGGCTGGCAGTACCGCAGCGCGAGCGGGGTCACGCCGCCCGGCACGACGCAGGTCCGCGCGATCAAGGCTGCCGACGCGCGGCCGCTCGCGCCCGCATTCGGCTGCGCCGTGCGTGCGATCAAGATCGAGCAGGGCCCGGCGCCGTCGCTGTATTCGCAGGAAGCGGACTGGGCCACCGTCGCGCCGCTCGATTCCCCCGCGCTGACCGGAGCGCCAAAAGCGCCGACGCCGCCCCTGACGGATAGCGGCGCGCGCATCGCGACCACCGAATTCGTGCGCCGCGCGGCGGGCAATCACGCAGGCTACCTGTCGCTGAACGCATCGCAGACGCTGACCGACAAGCATGTCGGCCAGTTCATCCAGACGAACGCCGCGGGCGCGATCACGCTCACGCTGCCCGCCGACACGCCCGATCTCCCGCCCGGCAGCGTGATCGATCTCGTCAACGGCGGGCCGGGCGCGGTCACGCTCGCGCCGGCGAGCGGCAACACGATCTACGTGATCGGCAGCGCGCCCGCGCTGTCGCCGGTGCTCGCGTCAGGCGACAGCGCGCGGCTCGTGTCGACGGGGCGCAATACCTGGCTCGTCAGCCAGGGCACCGCCCAGCTGCGCTACACGGGTGCATTCGGCGCGGGTCTCACCGCCGGCGGCAGTTACCAGAAGCTGCCGAGCGGCCTGATCCTGCAGATGGGCTTCTATTCCGGCTCGACGCAGGGAACCGTGATCGACGGCATCAGCGAGAACGTCATCCCGGTCAATTTTCCGATCGCATTTCCGAATGCCTGCTTCGGAATCGTAGCCACGCCAGGCGATGTGAGCGGTTATATGCAGGAGACCGCCTGGGTCCTGGCGCTGCCGTCGCGCACGACCGCCGCCATGGGCCTGTCGTGCCGCCTGGCCAACACGCCTATGTGGGCCTTCTACTTCGCCTGGGGACAATGA
- a CDS encoding phage baseplate assembly protein V: MNDRNESTRLMLNQIRRGSIMAVDHARALCRFQSGELQTDWLSWLTPAAGTTREWLPPTVGEQAVLLSESGDPAQGVVLRGVFSDAAGAPGDSPDTHTRVYPDGARIDYNHAAHALTAELPAGATLTVIAPGSVEVRTRAATLKAETVTIDAGATTVTGSLLVQGAFEFQAGMTGKGGGGGATMRIDGAAEFSGDVRAQGKSLPGHTHRAQGENAVTSPPL; encoded by the coding sequence ATGAACGACCGCAATGAATCGACCCGCCTCATGCTCAACCAGATCCGCCGTGGCAGCATCATGGCGGTCGACCACGCGCGCGCGCTGTGCCGCTTCCAGAGCGGCGAGCTGCAGACCGACTGGCTGAGCTGGCTCACGCCCGCCGCGGGCACCACGCGCGAATGGCTGCCGCCCACCGTCGGCGAGCAGGCGGTGCTGCTGTCGGAAAGCGGCGACCCCGCGCAGGGCGTCGTGCTGCGCGGGGTGTTCTCGGATGCGGCCGGCGCGCCCGGCGACAGCCCGGACACGCACACGCGCGTCTATCCCGACGGCGCGCGCATCGACTACAACCATGCCGCGCACGCACTCACCGCCGAGCTGCCGGCCGGCGCGACGCTCACCGTGATCGCACCCGGCTCGGTCGAGGTGCGGACCCGGGCCGCGACGCTCAAGGCCGAGACCGTGACGATCGACGCGGGCGCCACCACCGTGACCGGCTCGCTGCTCGTGCAGGGCGCCTTCGAGTTCCAGGCCGGCATGACCGGCAAGGGCGGCGGCGGCGGCGCGACGATGCGCATCGACGGCGCCGCCGAATTCAGCGGCGACGTGCGCGCGCAAGGCAAGAGCCTCCCCGGCCACACGCACCGCGCGCAGGGCGAGAACGCGGTCACGAGCCCGCCGCTGTGA